The Pontibacter korlensis sequence ATCATGTCGGCAATAGTATACTTGCGGGCAGTGGAAGGGGAGAAGTGCGGGTCTTCGATTACCTTCACCACTCCCTGGCGTAGCTGACCAATTTTGTTTATTTTCTGTGGCTCTGTGGCGTTAAAGTGTCCGTTCACGATGCCTTCCTGTGGGTGCCATAAGCCATAATCTTCCGTAATCGGGATTACCTCATGTATCTCGTCCACATTCAGGTCGCCACCGGTGCCATAGTAGCTCTTAAGAAGAGGAATAACAGCCTTATACCAGCGCTCAAGCACACCACGCTTACGAGGGTCTGCAGGGTCGAAGTTGATGCCTGATTTTGCACCTCCAATGGCAGGTCCGGAAACGGTAAATTTTACTTCCATCGTCTTCGCCAGTGACTCCACTTCACGCTTGTCTAGGCCTTTGCGCATACGTGTGCCACCACCGGCAGCACCGCCACGAAGTGAGTTGATTACCACCCACCCTTCTGCTTCTGTCTCAGGGTCTTTCCACTCAAAAACTATCTCGGGTTGTTTATTTTCAAACTTTGCTAGTAAGTCCTTCATTCCAGTTATAGTTGTGTCTTGATCGTAGGGCAAAGGTATAAAATTTAAAGCCTTAGCAGAGATAGATAGCCCCGCCAACGTTGTTCCGGCTTGCCCCGGTTACGCTGCTGAGGCAATTGTGTTCGCCACGCCAGCGTAGTACGCCCAAGAAGGCAAATATTAGTGCCTCCTTAAACGACACGACTTCTGGTTCTGGTACCTCTACCAAAAATTTTGAGCCTAGCTGCTTTTGTATCTGTTCTATAAGGAAGGTGTTGAAAGCGCCTCCTCCAGTTAACAGGACGTGGTGCATGCCTTCGTGTAGTGGAGGCAGGGCCTGTTGTATCTGCTGTGCTATGTGCTGGCAAACAGTGTGTAGTTTGTCAATTACAGAAGCATTGCTCTCCTCTATACTCTTGAGGCTATGCTCCAGCACCCACTCCTTTCCAAGAGACTTTGGAGCTGGTGCCGAGAAGTAAGCCGGTTGATTAAGGGTGCTCAGTAAGTCTGGCTGCAAGGAGCCTGAGCGGGCAAGTTCTCCATCCTTATCATAAGGTTTTCCTATACTATTAGCCAGCGTGTTCAGCAGCATGTTACAGGCGCTTATATCAAAAGCTGACCTCCTGCCGTTCTGTGAGTAGGATACATTGGCGATACCTCCAAGATTGATACAGTAATCGTACTTACTGAAGAGCAGCTCATCGCCGATAGGTACCAGTGGAGCACCCTGGCCACCTAGTGCTATATCCAGGGTGCGGAAGTCGCAGATAACGGGTAACTGCGCATTGGCCGCTATGTAAGCACCATGACCCAGTTGTAGCGAGATATGCTTGTCTGGCTGGTGAAAAATGGTGTGGCCATGAGAAGCAACAAAATCAGGTTGTATTTCGTGTTGTTGTACAAACTCGTGAACCTGTTGACCCATGAAGCTGCCAAAAGCATGGTCAAGTTCCACTAATTCAAGGGCACTTGCCGTCTCGGCACCTTGGAGGGAGTCAATCAGACTATCGATATATGGTAATGTAGTAGTATTCAGTATCTCATATACCCAATTTTGAGATTTGTACGTAAATCTACAGTGTGCTATATCTAGACCGTCGAGCGACGTCCCAGACATTAGCCCGATTACATGATAAGAAGTATCCATTGGCCAAAAATACTAAAAGCACGGCAATGATTTTCGGCCAAATAGTGCAGGCTTCGTATATATCTTATTATGAATAGGATTGAAAATTGATTTGTAGAAACTGTTAGGTATAATTTTAATTATGAAAAGTTTGTTGTCAAGAGTTGAATCGAAGAAGATAGATAAGGCGGCGGCCATGCTGAAGGTATTGGCTCACCCCAAAAGATTGGCGATAGTGGATTTACTCGGGAAAGAAGATAAAATGACTGTTACTGAGATATATAAGCAGTTGGATCTACCCCAAGCCATTGCATCGCAGCACCTGATTACACTTAAAGATAAGGGAGTCCTCTCGTCTTTTAAAGTGGGAACAAAGATTTATTACTCACTGGCTATTCCAAAGCTAATTGATGTAATTGATTGTTTGGAAGAATGCTGCATTGATATATAACCGCAAGCCTGCACCATCACGTGCGGTTATTCAGTGCCAGTGGCAGAAATGATTGAGGCCCCCGTTCGTCTTTAAAAGAGAGATTAGCGGAGGCCTCAGTCGTTTTTTAACTAAAAAATATAGGCTGTTTACTCAGATTTCTGGTCAGCGTTTACTGGCTGATTTTCCAGGTTAAACAGGTCATTCAGCAGGTCAATCAGTGTTTCAGCCTCACCGCGTTTACAGGCTGCCTTAAGTTGAAGTACCGGTAGCTTAATGATTTTCTGCATCATCGATTTTGTAATGTTATCGACCAGCTTGGCTTCTTTTGGTCCCATCTTCTTTACATAACGGGCCATCTCCTCCTGCCGGATTGCCTCTAATGCACTCTTTAAGCGGTGGATTGTTGGCGATACCATTGTCTCCTTAGACCAGTCGTTAAACTGTTCGATCGATTCTGCCACAATCTCCTTTACCTTCGGTACCGAATTAATGCGGCGCTGCAGAGCCTCTGAAGCTTTATTTTGTATAGTGTCGATGTTGTACAGTAACACGCCTGGTATACTTTCTATTTCAGGCTCCACGCTACGTGGTACAGAAAGGTCAATAAAGAACTTATAGGTAAGGATGTCCAGACGTTTCACCATCTCTTTGGTGAAGAAAGGCGTTTCACGGGCTACAGAGGAAATTATAACATCAGCCTCCTTCATACCCTGCACCATGTTCTCAAACGGAAGTACCTCCATATCACACTCCTCAGCTAATGCCTGTGCCTTGGCCTGTGTACGGTTGGTAATCTTCACATTCTTATAACCTGCATCTTTCAGGTTGCGGCAAACATCTGCACCGATTTCTCCTAAACCTACTACAAGTATACTTGGATTGATGATGTCGGCAGTTAGCTCCTCGATCAGTTCAACAGCTGCATAAGAGGTAGAGGCTGCTCCGTCGCGAAAAGAGGTCTCCTGTACCACACGCTTGTTCGTGAAGAAGATCGTGTGCATCAGGCGGTGTAGGAAAGGACCGGCAGTTTCGTTGTCGGCACTCCACTGGTAAGCCACCTTCACCTGGTTTGAAATCTGCATGTCACCAACCACCTGCGACTCCAAGCCCATTGCTACGTCGAATAGGTGCTGTACAGCATCGTCGTGTTCGTTCAGAATGGTGAAGTAGTCGAAATAACGGGAGATATTCTCTATGCCTTTAGTAATGCCGAGCAGCTTAACTATCTCAGCACTATAGTCGTCATCGGAGTTGTAGTATACTTCGGTGCGGTTGCAGGTGGATAGTACTAATATGTCAGAAGCCTGTATAAAGCCTTTGAGTGTCTGTAAAAACAGTCTGCACGAAGATTCATCTAAGGCAATCAGTTCCCTGATATCCAGCGGCGCTTTCTTATACGACAGGCTGATTGCTTTAAAATTCTGAAGCATAATAACGTGGGTTCTACTAGGGTGCAAAGTTAAAGCTCTAACTTTTAAAATAAAACTTACTTGCCCTCTATGTTCAATTTATACTAATTTCAAATAAATTACGTGTTTACTGCATGATCCCCATCTACTCGCAAAAGAACAGGATAAAGCTTATTGTTGTTATCATTGCTCTTATAATTGGCGCCGCCACTATCACCTATACCAATATACTAGTCAGCAAGTTATCGGAGCGGGAGCAGGAGCTAGTTCAGCTTTATGCCAAAGGCCTACGCTACATGATTAACGCCCCCAGCGACGATAACATAGTTTTCATCGAGGAAGAGATCCTTTCTTCCAATACTACTGTGCCTGTTATACTAACAGATGAGAACGAAAATATTCTCGATTCTAAGAACATTAATATTCCAGAAAACATTTCGAACAGGCCAGATAAAATAAATTCCTACCTGCAGGGCGAAATAGAGAAGATGAAGGAGCAGCACGAGCCCATAGTGGTACCTTGGGCGGAGGGGTCTGTAAACTATGTTTTTTACAAAGATTCTGAGCTGCTTTCGCAGTTAAGGTACTACCCTTATGTGCAGCTTATTGTAATTTCATGTTTTGCATTGGTGGCGTATTTTGCTTTTAGCTATTCGCGCCGGGCTGAGCAGAACAGGGTATGGGTAGGTTTGGCAAAGGAGACGGCGCACCAGTTGGGTACTCCGCTTTCGTCGCTGATGGCGTGGTATGAGTACATCAAATCCAGTCCTAAGTTCGAGAACGAGCCGATACTGGAGGAGTTGGGTAAAGACGTGCGGCGCCTGGAGATCATCACAGAGCGTTTCTCCAACATCGGCTCAGTGCCTACCCTGCGCGATGAGAACATCCTGCAGGTAACGCAAAATGCTATCAACTACTTACAAAACCGCATTTCGCGTAAGGTGGCCTTTACAGTAGAGTCTACCTTCTCGCCAGGTATTACGGCAAAGGTTAACGTGTCGCTGTTCGATTGGGTAATCGAGAACATCTGTAAAAATGCTGTGGATGCGATGGAGGGCCGCGGAAGTATAAACATCCAGCTGGTGCTGCTGGGTAAGAGTAGCGTTGCAGTAGATATTACTGATACAGGTAAAGGTATCCCGAAGAGTAAAATAGACTCCGTATTTTTGCCCGGCTTCACCACCAAAAAACGTGGCTGGGGACTAGGGCTTGCCTTGGCAAAGCGCATCATCGACAACTATCACCAGGGCAGGCTCTATGTGAAGTGGTCTGAAGTTGGAAAGGGCACCACCTTTCGAATTGTGCTGAATAGGTAGGAGGAAGTTAAAAGTTTAAGAGTTAGAAAGTGAGTCAAACTGTGGGATCAAACGAACTTTGTGATAGAGGTAATAAAGTATAACGCGAAGTATAAACTGTATTGGGATGCGTTTGTGGCGGATTCTAAGAATGGCACTTTTATGCTGCAGCGCGGTTACATGGAGTATCATGCTGACCGGTTCACGGACCACTCGCTGTTGTTTTATAAAAAGGGCAAAGTGATAGCACTGCTGCCTGCCAATGAAGTAGGGCAGGAGGTTCAAAGCCACGGTGGATTGAGTTATGGCGGCTTCGTTACAGATAAACGTATGAAAGCCGCGTTGATGCTAGAGGTGGTGCAGGCAACGAAGTTATACTTCCAGGAGCTGAATTTCGAAAGAATAACTTACAAAGCTATTCCGCATATCTATCACCAGTTACCTGCCGAAGAAGATCTGTATGCCCTGTTCCGGCACGGAGCTACACTTTGCCGTCGAGACCTTAACTCTGTGATTGATGTGGGTGCTGGACTTGGCTATAGCAAAACCCGTAGATGGGAGGTAAAGAAAGCCAAGAGAGGAAACGTGCAACTGCAGGTATCTAACGACTACGAAAGCTTTATGCAGCTAGAGCAGGAGGTGTTACAGCAAAAGCATAATAAGGTTCCTGTACACACGGCTAGCGAGGTGCGGCTGCTTGCTTCCCTGTTCCCCGAAAATATTAAGCTCTATACTGCTGCGGAGGCAGGTGAACTGCTGGCCGGAGTGCTGATGTATGAGACGGATACGGTTGCACATTGTCAGTATATGGCTGCTTCAGTTAGAGGAAAAGAACTAGCCGGTATTGATTTGCTGGTGGACTGGTTGTTAACGGAGGTGTACTCGCATAAGCCACACTTTAGCTTCGGCATCTCAACAGAGCAGCAAGGGCATTACCTAAATGAGGGCTTGGTTTGGAACAAAGAGAGCTACGGAGCCCGAACAGTAGTGCATGATTTTTACGAGCTAAGATTAACAGATTAAGCTAGAGGAGAGAATTATAAACAGCAATGGCTGCCCTAATCAGGCAGCCATTGCTGTTTATAATGATAGCTGTGGTTTTATGCAGCCTCTGTAGCATGAACAGCTTCTACTTCGTTCTTCTTGCCCAGCAGTTTTATTAAACCCCAAAGTATGACTGCGCCAATCAGGTACACAAGCAGCCAGTGTACTCCAAAAGTGGAGAGATTAGTGCAAATAATATTAGCCACTAGTGCTACTGTGATAGCATAAGGAAGCTGCGTTTTTACGTGGTCTATATGGTTACAGCCAGAGGCAAGCGAGCTTAGGATCGTAGTGTCAGAGATAGGGGAACAATGGTCGCCGAATACAGAGCCCGCTAGCACAACTGAAATTACATTATAGATAATCGGCATTGTTTCCTCCACACTAAAGCCCTGTTGCTGGCACACATACCAAGCGGCCGGCATCATGAGCGGATAAAGTATGGCCATGGTACCCCAGCTAGAACCGGTAGAGAAGGCAATAATAGCCGCCAGGAAGAAAGTGATCTCCGGCAGGAAGTGAGGTGATATATTGCCTGAGAATAGCGATGTCAGGTATTCGGCAGTATACAGCTCCTGCGTAACAGCTGCCAAGGACCAAGCCAGTACCAGTATAAGTATGGCTGGCAGCATCGTCTTAAATCCAGTTGTCAAAGACTCCATTGTTTCTGTAAGGCTCATAATGCGCTGGCTCATGGTAAGGGCAATTGCTACTATCACACCGCTAAGGGAGGCCCAGATTAAAGCGGTGTAGGAGTTGGAGTCACCGATGGTGATGGAGAGCTTGCGGAAGAAGCCAAGGCTGGCGTCTGACCAAACATCTGGGTTATAACCTGTATAAAGCAGGCCAATCATGGTGCCGCAGATTACAGTTAGCACAGGAAGTAGCGCGTTGATGGCGCGGGTACGGGTTTCGTCTATTGGTTCGAACTCAGCCATCTCGTGTTGCTGTCTCTCCTGGCCGGCACGATCGGTGCGAGTAGCAGAAACCTCTCCGGTAGCACGAGC is a genomic window containing:
- a CDS encoding sensor histidine kinase encodes the protein MIPIYSQKNRIKLIVVIIALIIGAATITYTNILVSKLSEREQELVQLYAKGLRYMINAPSDDNIVFIEEEILSSNTTVPVILTDENENILDSKNINIPENISNRPDKINSYLQGEIEKMKEQHEPIVVPWAEGSVNYVFYKDSELLSQLRYYPYVQLIVISCFALVAYFAFSYSRRAEQNRVWVGLAKETAHQLGTPLSSLMAWYEYIKSSPKFENEPILEELGKDVRRLEIITERFSNIGSVPTLRDENILQVTQNAINYLQNRISRKVAFTVESTFSPGITAKVNVSLFDWVIENICKNAVDAMEGRGSINIQLVLLGKSSVAVDITDTGKGIPKSKIDSVFLPGFTTKKRGWGLGLALAKRIIDNYHQGRLYVKWSEVGKGTTFRIVLNR
- a CDS encoding anhydro-N-acetylmuramic acid kinase, with translation MDTSYHVIGLMSGTSLDGLDIAHCRFTYKSQNWVYEILNTTTLPYIDSLIDSLQGAETASALELVELDHAFGSFMGQQVHEFVQQHEIQPDFVASHGHTIFHQPDKHISLQLGHGAYIAANAQLPVICDFRTLDIALGGQGAPLVPIGDELLFSKYDYCINLGGIANVSYSQNGRRSAFDISACNMLLNTLANSIGKPYDKDGELARSGSLQPDLLSTLNQPAYFSAPAPKSLGKEWVLEHSLKSIEESNASVIDKLHTVCQHIAQQIQQALPPLHEGMHHVLLTGGGAFNTFLIEQIQKQLGSKFLVEVPEPEVVSFKEALIFAFLGVLRWRGEHNCLSSVTGASRNNVGGAIYLC
- a CDS encoding GNAT family N-acetyltransferase, which translates into the protein MIEVIKYNAKYKLYWDAFVADSKNGTFMLQRGYMEYHADRFTDHSLLFYKKGKVIALLPANEVGQEVQSHGGLSYGGFVTDKRMKAALMLEVVQATKLYFQELNFERITYKAIPHIYHQLPAEEDLYALFRHGATLCRRDLNSVIDVGAGLGYSKTRRWEVKKAKRGNVQLQVSNDYESFMQLEQEVLQQKHNKVPVHTASEVRLLASLFPENIKLYTAAEAGELLAGVLMYETDTVAHCQYMAASVRGKELAGIDLLVDWLLTEVYSHKPHFSFGISTEQQGHYLNEGLVWNKESYGARTVVHDFYELRLTD
- a CDS encoding ArsR/SmtB family transcription factor is translated as MKSLLSRVESKKIDKAAAMLKVLAHPKRLAIVDLLGKEDKMTVTEIYKQLDLPQAIASQHLITLKDKGVLSSFKVGTKIYYSLAIPKLIDVIDCLEECCIDI
- the hemA gene encoding glutamyl-tRNA reductase; this translates as MLQNFKAISLSYKKAPLDIRELIALDESSCRLFLQTLKGFIQASDILVLSTCNRTEVYYNSDDDYSAEIVKLLGITKGIENISRYFDYFTILNEHDDAVQHLFDVAMGLESQVVGDMQISNQVKVAYQWSADNETAGPFLHRLMHTIFFTNKRVVQETSFRDGAASTSYAAVELIEELTADIINPSILVVGLGEIGADVCRNLKDAGYKNVKITNRTQAKAQALAEECDMEVLPFENMVQGMKEADVIISSVARETPFFTKEMVKRLDILTYKFFIDLSVPRSVEPEIESIPGVLLYNIDTIQNKASEALQRRINSVPKVKEIVAESIEQFNDWSKETMVSPTIHRLKSALEAIRQEEMARYVKKMGPKEAKLVDNITKSMMQKIIKLPVLQLKAACKRGEAETLIDLLNDLFNLENQPVNADQKSE